A single Eubalaena glacialis isolate mEubGla1 chromosome 18, mEubGla1.1.hap2.+ XY, whole genome shotgun sequence DNA region contains:
- the CPT1C gene encoding carnitine O-palmitoyltransferase 1, brain isoform isoform X2 yields MAEAHQAVGFRPSLTSDAGEMELSAPMLQEIYLSGLRSWKRHLSRFWNDFLTGVFPASPLSWLFLFSAIQLAWFLQLDPSLGLMEKIKELLPDWGGQHHRLRGVLAAALFASCLWGALIFTLHVALRLLLSYHGWLLQPHGAMSSRTKTWLALVRIFSGRHPMLFSYQRSLPRQPVPSVQDTVRKYLESVRPVLSDEDFDWTAALAREFLRLQASLLQWYLQLKSWWASNYVSDWWEEFVYLRSRNSLMVNSNYYMMAARAGNAVHALLLYRHRLNRQEILPTLLMGMRPLCSAQYEKIFNTTRIPGVHKDHIRHLRDSRHVAVFHRGRFFRVGTHSQSGLLSPRALEQQFQRILDDPSPACPHEEHLAALTAAPRDMWAQVRRSLKTQAQEALEAVEGAAFFVSLDSEPAGLTREDPAASLDAYAHALLAGRGHDRWFDKSFSLIVFSNGKLGLSVEHSWADCPISGHMWEFTLATECFQLGYSADGHCKGHPDPSLPQPQRLHWDLPDKIHLSISLALRGAKTLSGNIDCHVFPFSHFGKSFIKRCHLSSDSFIQMALQLAYFRDRGQFCLTYESTMTRLFLEGRTETVRSCTREACNFVKAMEDKEKTDPQCLALFRLAVDKHQALLKAAMSGQGVDRHLFALYIVSQFLHLQSPFLDQVRSEQWQLATSQIPVQQIHLFDVHSYPDYVSSGGGFGPADDHGYGVSYIFMGDDVITFHISSKKSSTRTDSHRLGQHIEDALLDVAALFQEGQRRKRRGLAEEGSEHSRDSLPCHTRGSRAPTTATNF; encoded by the exons AACGATTTTCTCACAGGTGTGTTCCCTGCTAGCCCCCTCAGCTGGCTGTTCCTCTTCAGTGCAATCCAGcttgcctggttcctccagctggATCCTTCCTTAGGACTGATGGAGAAAATCAAAGAGTTGCTGCCAGACTG gggtgGACAGCATCACAGGCTTCGGGGGGTCCTGGCGGCCGCGCTGTTTGCTTCGTGTCTGTGGGGAGCTCTGATCTTCACGCTTCATGTGGCCCTGAGGCTACTTCTGTCCTACCACGGCTGGCTCCTCCAACCCCACGGAGCCATGTCCTCACGCACCAAGACCTGGCTG GCCCTGGTTCGCATCTTCTCCGGCCGCCACCCAATGCTCTTCAGTTACCAACGCTCCCTGCCGCGTCAGCCTGTGCCCTCCGTGCAGGACACCGTGCGCAAG TATCTGGAGTCTGTCCGACCCGTCCTCTCCGACGAGGACTTCGACTGGACCGCGGCCCTAGCCCGGGAATTCCTGAGGCTGCAGGCGTCACTGCTGCAGTGGTACCTTCAGCTCAAGTCCTGGTGGGCGTCCAATTAC GTCAGTGACTGGTGGGAAGAATTCGTGTACCTGCGCTCCCGGAACTCACTGATGGTGAATAGCAACTATTATATGATG GCCGCCCGTGCGGGGAACGCGGTCCACGCCCTCCTCCTGTACCGCCACCGCCTGAACCGCCAGGAGATCCTGCCG actttgctgatgggaatgcgGCCCTTGTGCTCTGCCCAGTATGAGAAGATATTCAACACCACGCGAATTCCCGGGGTCCACAAAG ACCACATCCGCCACCTCCGTGACAGCAGACACGTGGCCGTCTTCCACCGGGGCCGATTCTTCCGCGTGGGGACCCACTCCCAAAGCGGCCTGCTTTCCCCGCGGGCCTTGGAGCAGCAGTTCCAGCGAATCCTGGACGACCCCTCTCCTGCCTGCCCCCACGAGGAGCATCTGGCGGCCTTGACCGCTGCTCCGAG GGACATGTGGGCCCAGGTGCGGAGGTCCCTGAAGACCCAGGCCCAGGAGGCCCTGGAGGCCGTCGAAGGGGCTGCTTTCTTTGTATCACTCGACTCTGAGCCCGCGGGGCTCACCAGGGAGGACCCCGCAGCTTCCTTAGACGCCTACGCCCACGCCCTGCTGGCCGGCAGGGGCCACGACCG CTGGTTTGACAAATCCTTCTCCTTAATCGTCTTCTCCAACGGGAAGCTGGGCCTCAGCGTGGAGCACTCGTGGGCTGACTGCCCCATCTCAGGACACATGTGGGAG TTCACTCTGGCCACAGAATGCTTTCAGCTGGGCTACTCGGCAGACGGTCACTGCAAGGGACACCCTGACCCCTCACTGCCCCAGCCCCAGCGGCTGCACTGGGACCTTCCAGACAAG atccatctatccatctctcTAGCCCTGAGGGGAGCCAAGACCTTGTCTGGAAACATCGACTGCCACGTCTTCCCCTTCTCCCACTTCGGCAAGAGCTTCATCAAACGCTGCCACCTCTCTTCAGACAGCTTCATCCAGATGGCTTTGCAGCTGGCCTACTTTCGG GACAGGGGTCAATTCTGCCTGACTTATGAGTCGACCATGACTCGCTTGTTCCTGGAAGGGCGGACAGAGACGGTGCGTTCTTGCACGAGGGAGGCCTGCAACTTTGTGAAAGCCATGGAGGACAAAGAGAAGACA GACCCACAGTGCCTCGCCCTGTTCCGCTTGGCGGTGGACAAGCACCAAGCCCTGCTGAAGGCAGCGATGAGTGGACAGGGGGTCGACCGCCACCTCTTTGCTCTCTACATCGTGTCCCAATTCCTCCACCTGCAGTCTCCCTTCCTGGACCAG GTTCGCTCGGAGCAGTGGCAGCTGGCCACCAGCCAGATTCCTGTTCAGCAAATCCACCTGTTCGACGTCCACAGTTACCCCGACTATGTTTCCTCTGGTGGTGGATTCGGGCCT GCTGATGACCATGGTTATGGTGTTTCCTACATCTTCATGGGGGATGATGTGATCACCTTCCACATCTCCAGCAAAAAATCAAGCACAAGAACG GACTCCCACCGGCTGGGGCAGCACATCGAGGATGCATTGTTGGACGTGGCCGCCCTTTTCCAGGAGGGGCAGCGTCGTAAGCGCAGAGGTTTAGCGGAGGAGGGCTCGGAGCACAGCCGTGACTCTCTCCCCTGCCATACCAGGGGCTCCAGGGCACCCACGACAGCCACTAACTTTTGA
- the CPT1C gene encoding carnitine O-palmitoyltransferase 1, brain isoform isoform X4: protein MAEAHQAVGFRPSLTSDAGEMELSAPMLQEIYLSGLRSWKRHLSRFWNDFLTGVFPASPLSWLFLFSAIQLAWFLQLDPSLGLMEKIKELLPDWGGQHHRLRGVLAAALFASCLWGALIFTLHVALRLLLSYHGWLLQPHGAMSSRTKTWLALVRIFSGRHPMLFSYQRSLPRQPVPSVQDTVRKYLESVRPVLSDEDFDWTAALAREFLRLQASLLQWYLQLKSWWASNYVSDWWEEFVYLRSRNSLMVNSNYYMMAARAGNAVHALLLYRHRLNRQEILPTLLMGMRPLCSAQYEKIFNTTRIPGVHKDHIRHLRDSRHVAVFHRGRFFRVGTHSQSGLLSPRALEQQFQRILDDPSPACPHEEHLAALTAAPRDMWAQVRRSLKTQAQEALEAVEGAAFFVSLDSEPAGLTREDPAASLDAYAHALLAGRGHDRWFDKSFSLIVFSNGKLGLSVEHSWADCPISGHMWEFTLATECFQLGYSADGHCKGHPDPSLPQPQRLHWDLPDKIHLSISLALRGAKTLSGNIDCHVFPFSHFGKSFIKRCHLSSDSFIQMALQLAYFRDPQCLALFRLAVDKHQALLKAAMSGQGVDRHLFALYIVSQFLHLQSPFLDQVRSEQWQLATSQIPVQQIHLFDVHSYPDYVSSGGGFGPADDHGYGVSYIFMGDDVITFHISSKKSSTRTDSHRLGQHIEDALLDVAALFQEGQRRKRRGLAEEGSEHSRDSLPCHTRGSRAPTTATNF from the exons AACGATTTTCTCACAGGTGTGTTCCCTGCTAGCCCCCTCAGCTGGCTGTTCCTCTTCAGTGCAATCCAGcttgcctggttcctccagctggATCCTTCCTTAGGACTGATGGAGAAAATCAAAGAGTTGCTGCCAGACTG gggtgGACAGCATCACAGGCTTCGGGGGGTCCTGGCGGCCGCGCTGTTTGCTTCGTGTCTGTGGGGAGCTCTGATCTTCACGCTTCATGTGGCCCTGAGGCTACTTCTGTCCTACCACGGCTGGCTCCTCCAACCCCACGGAGCCATGTCCTCACGCACCAAGACCTGGCTG GCCCTGGTTCGCATCTTCTCCGGCCGCCACCCAATGCTCTTCAGTTACCAACGCTCCCTGCCGCGTCAGCCTGTGCCCTCCGTGCAGGACACCGTGCGCAAG TATCTGGAGTCTGTCCGACCCGTCCTCTCCGACGAGGACTTCGACTGGACCGCGGCCCTAGCCCGGGAATTCCTGAGGCTGCAGGCGTCACTGCTGCAGTGGTACCTTCAGCTCAAGTCCTGGTGGGCGTCCAATTAC GTCAGTGACTGGTGGGAAGAATTCGTGTACCTGCGCTCCCGGAACTCACTGATGGTGAATAGCAACTATTATATGATG GCCGCCCGTGCGGGGAACGCGGTCCACGCCCTCCTCCTGTACCGCCACCGCCTGAACCGCCAGGAGATCCTGCCG actttgctgatgggaatgcgGCCCTTGTGCTCTGCCCAGTATGAGAAGATATTCAACACCACGCGAATTCCCGGGGTCCACAAAG ACCACATCCGCCACCTCCGTGACAGCAGACACGTGGCCGTCTTCCACCGGGGCCGATTCTTCCGCGTGGGGACCCACTCCCAAAGCGGCCTGCTTTCCCCGCGGGCCTTGGAGCAGCAGTTCCAGCGAATCCTGGACGACCCCTCTCCTGCCTGCCCCCACGAGGAGCATCTGGCGGCCTTGACCGCTGCTCCGAG GGACATGTGGGCCCAGGTGCGGAGGTCCCTGAAGACCCAGGCCCAGGAGGCCCTGGAGGCCGTCGAAGGGGCTGCTTTCTTTGTATCACTCGACTCTGAGCCCGCGGGGCTCACCAGGGAGGACCCCGCAGCTTCCTTAGACGCCTACGCCCACGCCCTGCTGGCCGGCAGGGGCCACGACCG CTGGTTTGACAAATCCTTCTCCTTAATCGTCTTCTCCAACGGGAAGCTGGGCCTCAGCGTGGAGCACTCGTGGGCTGACTGCCCCATCTCAGGACACATGTGGGAG TTCACTCTGGCCACAGAATGCTTTCAGCTGGGCTACTCGGCAGACGGTCACTGCAAGGGACACCCTGACCCCTCACTGCCCCAGCCCCAGCGGCTGCACTGGGACCTTCCAGACAAG atccatctatccatctctcTAGCCCTGAGGGGAGCCAAGACCTTGTCTGGAAACATCGACTGCCACGTCTTCCCCTTCTCCCACTTCGGCAAGAGCTTCATCAAACGCTGCCACCTCTCTTCAGACAGCTTCATCCAGATGGCTTTGCAGCTGGCCTACTTTCGG GACCCACAGTGCCTCGCCCTGTTCCGCTTGGCGGTGGACAAGCACCAAGCCCTGCTGAAGGCAGCGATGAGTGGACAGGGGGTCGACCGCCACCTCTTTGCTCTCTACATCGTGTCCCAATTCCTCCACCTGCAGTCTCCCTTCCTGGACCAG GTTCGCTCGGAGCAGTGGCAGCTGGCCACCAGCCAGATTCCTGTTCAGCAAATCCACCTGTTCGACGTCCACAGTTACCCCGACTATGTTTCCTCTGGTGGTGGATTCGGGCCT GCTGATGACCATGGTTATGGTGTTTCCTACATCTTCATGGGGGATGATGTGATCACCTTCCACATCTCCAGCAAAAAATCAAGCACAAGAACG GACTCCCACCGGCTGGGGCAGCACATCGAGGATGCATTGTTGGACGTGGCCGCCCTTTTCCAGGAGGGGCAGCGTCGTAAGCGCAGAGGTTTAGCGGAGGAGGGCTCGGAGCACAGCCGTGACTCTCTCCCCTGCCATACCAGGGGCTCCAGGGCACCCACGACAGCCACTAACTTTTGA
- the CPT1C gene encoding carnitine O-palmitoyltransferase 1, brain isoform isoform X1 — MAEAHQAVGFRPSLTSDAGEMELSAPMLQEIYLSGLRSWKRHLSRFWNDFLTGVFPASPLSWLFLFSAIQLAWFLQLDPSLGLMEKIKELLPDWGGQHHRLRGVLAAALFASCLWGALIFTLHVALRLLLSYHGWLLQPHGAMSSRTKTWLALVRIFSGRHPMLFSYQRSLPRQPVPSVQDTVRKYLESVRPVLSDEDFDWTAALAREFLRLQASLLQWYLQLKSWWASNYVSDWWEEFVYLRSRNSLMVNSNYYMMDFLYVTPTPVQAARAGNAVHALLLYRHRLNRQEILPTLLMGMRPLCSAQYEKIFNTTRIPGVHKDHIRHLRDSRHVAVFHRGRFFRVGTHSQSGLLSPRALEQQFQRILDDPSPACPHEEHLAALTAAPRDMWAQVRRSLKTQAQEALEAVEGAAFFVSLDSEPAGLTREDPAASLDAYAHALLAGRGHDRWFDKSFSLIVFSNGKLGLSVEHSWADCPISGHMWEFTLATECFQLGYSADGHCKGHPDPSLPQPQRLHWDLPDKIHLSISLALRGAKTLSGNIDCHVFPFSHFGKSFIKRCHLSSDSFIQMALQLAYFRDRGQFCLTYESTMTRLFLEGRTETVRSCTREACNFVKAMEDKEKTDPQCLALFRLAVDKHQALLKAAMSGQGVDRHLFALYIVSQFLHLQSPFLDQVRSEQWQLATSQIPVQQIHLFDVHSYPDYVSSGGGFGPADDHGYGVSYIFMGDDVITFHISSKKSSTRTDSHRLGQHIEDALLDVAALFQEGQRRKRRGLAEEGSEHSRDSLPCHTRGSRAPTTATNF; from the exons AACGATTTTCTCACAGGTGTGTTCCCTGCTAGCCCCCTCAGCTGGCTGTTCCTCTTCAGTGCAATCCAGcttgcctggttcctccagctggATCCTTCCTTAGGACTGATGGAGAAAATCAAAGAGTTGCTGCCAGACTG gggtgGACAGCATCACAGGCTTCGGGGGGTCCTGGCGGCCGCGCTGTTTGCTTCGTGTCTGTGGGGAGCTCTGATCTTCACGCTTCATGTGGCCCTGAGGCTACTTCTGTCCTACCACGGCTGGCTCCTCCAACCCCACGGAGCCATGTCCTCACGCACCAAGACCTGGCTG GCCCTGGTTCGCATCTTCTCCGGCCGCCACCCAATGCTCTTCAGTTACCAACGCTCCCTGCCGCGTCAGCCTGTGCCCTCCGTGCAGGACACCGTGCGCAAG TATCTGGAGTCTGTCCGACCCGTCCTCTCCGACGAGGACTTCGACTGGACCGCGGCCCTAGCCCGGGAATTCCTGAGGCTGCAGGCGTCACTGCTGCAGTGGTACCTTCAGCTCAAGTCCTGGTGGGCGTCCAATTAC GTCAGTGACTGGTGGGAAGAATTCGTGTACCTGCGCTCCCGGAACTCACTGATGGTGAATAGCAACTATTATATGATG GACTTCCTGTATGTCACGCCCACTCCCGTGCAGGCCGCCCGTGCGGGGAACGCGGTCCACGCCCTCCTCCTGTACCGCCACCGCCTGAACCGCCAGGAGATCCTGCCG actttgctgatgggaatgcgGCCCTTGTGCTCTGCCCAGTATGAGAAGATATTCAACACCACGCGAATTCCCGGGGTCCACAAAG ACCACATCCGCCACCTCCGTGACAGCAGACACGTGGCCGTCTTCCACCGGGGCCGATTCTTCCGCGTGGGGACCCACTCCCAAAGCGGCCTGCTTTCCCCGCGGGCCTTGGAGCAGCAGTTCCAGCGAATCCTGGACGACCCCTCTCCTGCCTGCCCCCACGAGGAGCATCTGGCGGCCTTGACCGCTGCTCCGAG GGACATGTGGGCCCAGGTGCGGAGGTCCCTGAAGACCCAGGCCCAGGAGGCCCTGGAGGCCGTCGAAGGGGCTGCTTTCTTTGTATCACTCGACTCTGAGCCCGCGGGGCTCACCAGGGAGGACCCCGCAGCTTCCTTAGACGCCTACGCCCACGCCCTGCTGGCCGGCAGGGGCCACGACCG CTGGTTTGACAAATCCTTCTCCTTAATCGTCTTCTCCAACGGGAAGCTGGGCCTCAGCGTGGAGCACTCGTGGGCTGACTGCCCCATCTCAGGACACATGTGGGAG TTCACTCTGGCCACAGAATGCTTTCAGCTGGGCTACTCGGCAGACGGTCACTGCAAGGGACACCCTGACCCCTCACTGCCCCAGCCCCAGCGGCTGCACTGGGACCTTCCAGACAAG atccatctatccatctctcTAGCCCTGAGGGGAGCCAAGACCTTGTCTGGAAACATCGACTGCCACGTCTTCCCCTTCTCCCACTTCGGCAAGAGCTTCATCAAACGCTGCCACCTCTCTTCAGACAGCTTCATCCAGATGGCTTTGCAGCTGGCCTACTTTCGG GACAGGGGTCAATTCTGCCTGACTTATGAGTCGACCATGACTCGCTTGTTCCTGGAAGGGCGGACAGAGACGGTGCGTTCTTGCACGAGGGAGGCCTGCAACTTTGTGAAAGCCATGGAGGACAAAGAGAAGACA GACCCACAGTGCCTCGCCCTGTTCCGCTTGGCGGTGGACAAGCACCAAGCCCTGCTGAAGGCAGCGATGAGTGGACAGGGGGTCGACCGCCACCTCTTTGCTCTCTACATCGTGTCCCAATTCCTCCACCTGCAGTCTCCCTTCCTGGACCAG GTTCGCTCGGAGCAGTGGCAGCTGGCCACCAGCCAGATTCCTGTTCAGCAAATCCACCTGTTCGACGTCCACAGTTACCCCGACTATGTTTCCTCTGGTGGTGGATTCGGGCCT GCTGATGACCATGGTTATGGTGTTTCCTACATCTTCATGGGGGATGATGTGATCACCTTCCACATCTCCAGCAAAAAATCAAGCACAAGAACG GACTCCCACCGGCTGGGGCAGCACATCGAGGATGCATTGTTGGACGTGGCCGCCCTTTTCCAGGAGGGGCAGCGTCGTAAGCGCAGAGGTTTAGCGGAGGAGGGCTCGGAGCACAGCCGTGACTCTCTCCCCTGCCATACCAGGGGCTCCAGGGCACCCACGACAGCCACTAACTTTTGA
- the CPT1C gene encoding carnitine O-palmitoyltransferase 1, brain isoform isoform X3, which translates to MAEAHQAVGFRPSLTSDAGEMELSAPMLQEIYLSGLRSWKRHLSRFWNDFLTGVFPASPLSWLFLFSAIQLAWFLQLDPSLGLMEKIKELLPDWGGQHHRLRGVLAAALFASCLWGALIFTLHVALRLLLSYHGWLLQPHGAMSSRTKTWLALVRIFSGRHPMLFSYQRSLPRQPVPSVQDTVRKYLESVRPVLSDEDFDWTAALAREFLRLQASLLQWYLQLKSWWASNYVSDWWEEFVYLRSRNSLMVNSNYYMMDFLYVTPTPVQAARAGNAVHALLLYRHRLNRQEILPTLLMGMRPLCSAQYEKIFNTTRIPGVHKDHIRHLRDSRHVAVFHRGRFFRVGTHSQSGLLSPRALEQQFQRILDDPSPACPHEEHLAALTAAPRDMWAQVRRSLKTQAQEALEAVEGAAFFVSLDSEPAGLTREDPAASLDAYAHALLAGRGHDRWFDKSFSLIVFSNGKLGLSVEHSWADCPISGHMWEFTLATECFQLGYSADGHCKGHPDPSLPQPQRLHWDLPDKIHLSISLALRGAKTLSGNIDCHVFPFSHFGKSFIKRCHLSSDSFIQMALQLAYFRDPQCLALFRLAVDKHQALLKAAMSGQGVDRHLFALYIVSQFLHLQSPFLDQVRSEQWQLATSQIPVQQIHLFDVHSYPDYVSSGGGFGPADDHGYGVSYIFMGDDVITFHISSKKSSTRTDSHRLGQHIEDALLDVAALFQEGQRRKRRGLAEEGSEHSRDSLPCHTRGSRAPTTATNF; encoded by the exons AACGATTTTCTCACAGGTGTGTTCCCTGCTAGCCCCCTCAGCTGGCTGTTCCTCTTCAGTGCAATCCAGcttgcctggttcctccagctggATCCTTCCTTAGGACTGATGGAGAAAATCAAAGAGTTGCTGCCAGACTG gggtgGACAGCATCACAGGCTTCGGGGGGTCCTGGCGGCCGCGCTGTTTGCTTCGTGTCTGTGGGGAGCTCTGATCTTCACGCTTCATGTGGCCCTGAGGCTACTTCTGTCCTACCACGGCTGGCTCCTCCAACCCCACGGAGCCATGTCCTCACGCACCAAGACCTGGCTG GCCCTGGTTCGCATCTTCTCCGGCCGCCACCCAATGCTCTTCAGTTACCAACGCTCCCTGCCGCGTCAGCCTGTGCCCTCCGTGCAGGACACCGTGCGCAAG TATCTGGAGTCTGTCCGACCCGTCCTCTCCGACGAGGACTTCGACTGGACCGCGGCCCTAGCCCGGGAATTCCTGAGGCTGCAGGCGTCACTGCTGCAGTGGTACCTTCAGCTCAAGTCCTGGTGGGCGTCCAATTAC GTCAGTGACTGGTGGGAAGAATTCGTGTACCTGCGCTCCCGGAACTCACTGATGGTGAATAGCAACTATTATATGATG GACTTCCTGTATGTCACGCCCACTCCCGTGCAGGCCGCCCGTGCGGGGAACGCGGTCCACGCCCTCCTCCTGTACCGCCACCGCCTGAACCGCCAGGAGATCCTGCCG actttgctgatgggaatgcgGCCCTTGTGCTCTGCCCAGTATGAGAAGATATTCAACACCACGCGAATTCCCGGGGTCCACAAAG ACCACATCCGCCACCTCCGTGACAGCAGACACGTGGCCGTCTTCCACCGGGGCCGATTCTTCCGCGTGGGGACCCACTCCCAAAGCGGCCTGCTTTCCCCGCGGGCCTTGGAGCAGCAGTTCCAGCGAATCCTGGACGACCCCTCTCCTGCCTGCCCCCACGAGGAGCATCTGGCGGCCTTGACCGCTGCTCCGAG GGACATGTGGGCCCAGGTGCGGAGGTCCCTGAAGACCCAGGCCCAGGAGGCCCTGGAGGCCGTCGAAGGGGCTGCTTTCTTTGTATCACTCGACTCTGAGCCCGCGGGGCTCACCAGGGAGGACCCCGCAGCTTCCTTAGACGCCTACGCCCACGCCCTGCTGGCCGGCAGGGGCCACGACCG CTGGTTTGACAAATCCTTCTCCTTAATCGTCTTCTCCAACGGGAAGCTGGGCCTCAGCGTGGAGCACTCGTGGGCTGACTGCCCCATCTCAGGACACATGTGGGAG TTCACTCTGGCCACAGAATGCTTTCAGCTGGGCTACTCGGCAGACGGTCACTGCAAGGGACACCCTGACCCCTCACTGCCCCAGCCCCAGCGGCTGCACTGGGACCTTCCAGACAAG atccatctatccatctctcTAGCCCTGAGGGGAGCCAAGACCTTGTCTGGAAACATCGACTGCCACGTCTTCCCCTTCTCCCACTTCGGCAAGAGCTTCATCAAACGCTGCCACCTCTCTTCAGACAGCTTCATCCAGATGGCTTTGCAGCTGGCCTACTTTCGG GACCCACAGTGCCTCGCCCTGTTCCGCTTGGCGGTGGACAAGCACCAAGCCCTGCTGAAGGCAGCGATGAGTGGACAGGGGGTCGACCGCCACCTCTTTGCTCTCTACATCGTGTCCCAATTCCTCCACCTGCAGTCTCCCTTCCTGGACCAG GTTCGCTCGGAGCAGTGGCAGCTGGCCACCAGCCAGATTCCTGTTCAGCAAATCCACCTGTTCGACGTCCACAGTTACCCCGACTATGTTTCCTCTGGTGGTGGATTCGGGCCT GCTGATGACCATGGTTATGGTGTTTCCTACATCTTCATGGGGGATGATGTGATCACCTTCCACATCTCCAGCAAAAAATCAAGCACAAGAACG GACTCCCACCGGCTGGGGCAGCACATCGAGGATGCATTGTTGGACGTGGCCGCCCTTTTCCAGGAGGGGCAGCGTCGTAAGCGCAGAGGTTTAGCGGAGGAGGGCTCGGAGCACAGCCGTGACTCTCTCCCCTGCCATACCAGGGGCTCCAGGGCACCCACGACAGCCACTAACTTTTGA